From the genome of Symphalangus syndactylus isolate Jambi chromosome 13, NHGRI_mSymSyn1-v2.1_pri, whole genome shotgun sequence:
TTGGAGGGACAGAGGTGGGTGGGATGGATTTCCGAGCAGGGCGAGGGCACCAGAGAAATTCACCAGGAAAAAAACAGCTTTTTTGGGCTCTTGTGGCTTTATTGAGGGACTGGGGTCTCTCCTGGACCCCTGATTCTTAGCCCTCAAAGCACTTCTTAAGATCAGCGACTCTGGGCCGGCTGCTGGGCTGGGGCTTTTGCCAGTTGCTGGTGGGTGTAGCAGGGGAATTCAGGGCTCCTGGTTCCTCGAGTGGCTGGAGGTGAGTGTGCTCTGCTGGCAGGGCCTTGGGAGGCTGGGCTCTGGGGTCCTCCAGAGAACTGGGGTCTGAGGAAGGATCAAGGGGCTGGGACGTCCAGGCTACATCAAAGTTGGGCTTTGTGGGGGCCAGAATTTGGGGGCTTTCTggagggctgggctcagtgggtgCGGTGGAGAGCCAGGAAGTGGGGTTTTCCTGGGCTGTAGAATCTTCAGCTGCCTTGTGGGAAGGGGCGAGATGAAGAATTAGGGGCTTTGTGGGAGGAGAGGGTTCGGGGTCCCCCCAGCTGCTTGGGTCTGCAGAAGCTGTTGAGGACGGGGATGGAGAGGTGACTTCTTGGTCGGACTCTGAGGGTATCAGCTGGGACCTGGGGTCCTTTGAAGAGCTGGTGGCATCCAAAGACGAGGCGTTTTGCAGGGATGGCAGGGACAGGGGCTGGGGCTCCGGCTCTGATAGTTTCTTATCGTCTGGTTGCCATCTTGGTATATTGGGCTAGGTGAGATGGATAGGGAAGTTGTGGCTTTTAGATGGCAGAGGGGCTGGCAAGTTGGATGGACCATTAGGGGAAGACTTGGGGTAGGGCTGGGGGAGTGGGCGAGGCTCTCACCAGGCTGAAGCAGCTGTCCAGGTCTCCTCTGTGACAGCAGTCTAAACTCTGGCTCGGTCTCAGGCTGCCTGCGCTCTTGGCTCCCACGCGAAGACTGTCCAGAATCTCGCTCAACAAATCCAGTTCTTCTCCAGACCCCAAGAAGCTGCTGTCCAGAGCTTCTTCTGCCCACGGGCACCCCTCATCCTCAGGGCTCAGCGGGGGTGTCCTGGGTGAGGATGGGCAGGCTCAGATATTTGCCCAAGAACCCCAGCCCTGGTCAGGCTGCTCTGGAGTTTGGGGACCCTCCTCCCCATCAGTCCTGGCCTCCCACTTTCAACACTGCTGTTCCCTTTTTGCCTTACCCCGCCCCTGGGGGCTCGGAAGGTCCCTCTTCCAGCTGGTGTCTCCTGCTGGGGCGAAGGGGCCGGTTCTGCAAAGGATGGGGGCGATAGGACCTCAGGAGGCTGCAGAATCGGGGGACTGAGGCTTGCTGGAGAAGGGTGAGTGTGAAGTGGGTGCCACATATCAGGGGAGTTGAAGAAGGAGGTGAGATGTCTGGATGGGGACTGGGATGGGTGGAGGATTCAGTGATAATTCCAGGTGTGTGCATGGCGGGAGGGGCGCTCTCACCTGTCCAAAGTGCTGAGTGATTGGGAGGCGTTGCTGCAGGCGGTCTGAGCGGCTGGTGAGGGCTGGGGCCCTCAGAGAGCCCCCCCTCTGCAGGACAGAGTCCCCATCCTAGGAAAAGAATGCATGAACTGGGAATCTCTGCCACAGAGTCTCCCACCACCCCCTATCATTGGTGTTtagttagtcttttttttttttttttttttttttaaatgaagcttcactcatgttgcccagcctggcgtgcagtggtgccatcttggctcactgcaacttctgcctcccaggttcaagcgattcttgtgcctcagcttcccgagtagctgggattacaggcatgtgccaccatgcccagctaattctgtatttttagtagagatggggtttcaccatgttggtcaggctggtctagaactcctgacctcaagtgatccacctgcctcggcctcccaaagtggtgggattacaggcgtgagttacccgCTCCTAGccagtcttcttcttcttctttctttccttatttttatttttttgagacagtctccctctattacccaggctggagtgcagtggcatgatcccagctcagtgccctccacctcctgggttccagcaatactcgtgcctcagcctcccgagtagctaggattacaggggcccaccaccacacccggctaatttttgtattttttttagtagagacggggtatccccatgttggccaggctggtctcaaactcctgacctcaagtgatccgccctcctcggcctcccaaagtgctggggttacaggcgtgagccactgtgcccagccacagtcttttttttgagacagggtctctctctgtcacccaggctggtgtgcagtggcgctatctcagcttagcgcaacctccgccttctggactcaagcaatccatattcagctaatttttaaatatttttttgtagagacaaggtcccactatattgcccaagctgttctcaaactcctgggctcaagcgatcctcctgcctcggcctcccaaagtgctgggattacaggggtgagctactgcacccggccggtTGATCTTACCTTATACATTAGAAGGCTCTGCACCCCCTTCAAGCCACTCTTGGCCTATAAAGGAGTGGAGAGAGAATTACCCAAGGGTGGTGGGATCCTGGGCATTTGAGAGCCCAGCCTTCTGTCCCCTAAGATAGCTTTATTTTGCCATCTGCATGTCTCAAATATGTTCACCACCCCCCATACACCACCTAAGAAGTCAATGCAAACTTTCACCCCTTTCACTAATGTAAAACGAGTATTCCTGGAGGAAGTCATCCCCAAAGAAAATGGGGAGTGGCAAAGCAACAGGGCAAGCTGTTCCTGTTTCAAAGCGGTAAAGAACAAAATCGCACGGACAATTCTGAGCTGCAAAAATTGACCCCAGGAAACTTCTGAACTTGGGAGAAAAAAGGCAGAACCTGGAATTGTAGCATCCTAGGACAAAGAATGTTTGTCAGCTAATCTTGGCTGTCGATTTtaaaggggtggggggtggggggtaggaTTCCAACAAAaatgagtataataaaaaataaaagggggaAGAGTTGTTAATGGTTTAACTGCTGGTTCAGTTCTGATTAAATCATTTGTGTTGAAAGTGTCTGCCAGGGTCAAAATACTCCATTCTTGGGAGGTCAAAAtgtcctctgtcccctccccctCTTCACCCCAGCAAGAGTGGCCTGTCCAGCTCAGCCTCACCGAGCGGTACATATTCTTGACGGCTGGTTGGGTCTTGGCCTTGACTGAGTGCAGGAGAGCACCACCACCTTTCTGCAGGAGAGGAGACACCAAGGGGGAGAGGCTAGGGCCGGATCCCACCTCCCCATCCCAGGTTGTGTGATGCCAATCAAACCCCTTTCCCTCTCTGAATCTCCATTTTTTCACCTCTATAAATGAACGTGATCGTAGTCATGACCCTACCTGGTGACTTGTGGAATTAAATTAATCCAATGAGACACActtaagtgttttgtttttgttttttttgagatggagtctcaaagaagagttgttttttgttttttgtttttgtttgtttttttgctgagatggagtctcgctttgtcacccaggctggagtgcagtggtgccatctcggctcactgcaacctccacctccctggttcaagcgattctcctgcctcagcttcccaagtagctgagactacaggcacccgccaccatgcccggctaatttttgtatttttagtagagacagagtttcaccacgttggccaggatggtctcgatctcctgaccttgtgatccgcccgcctcggcctcaaactcctgacctcaagcaattcacctgcctcagcctcccaaagtgctgggattacaggcacaagccaccgtgcccaggcaacaaagtggtttttgagacagggtcttgctctgtcgcccaggcaacAAAGtggtttttaagacagggtcttgctctgtcacccaggctggagtgcagtggtgcgatctcggctcactacaacctccacctcctggggctcaagccatcattccacctcagcctctcgagtagctgggactacagctacacctagcgaattttttatttttattttttcagtagagatggggtttcgtcatgttgccctggctggtctcaaacttttggtctCAGCAATCCTTCTGTCTCCACCTCctaatgtgttgggattacaggcctaagccaacGCCCGCAGCCTATTGTTCTGGTGGTCTTACCTTTAGATTGTCGGCCCAGAGCTGATAGGATCGAAGGGCCCCTGGGGTAAGGAGAGAGCGTGGTGGTCACCGAAggctggctgaggctgggggtgCTGGTAGCGGGTGGGGGGGACCCAGGGGCTGGACTCAGGGCTCACCTGAGGAGGCCCCGCAGCCAGTGATCTCCTGCTCGAATTGATCTGAGAAGCCCTCCCCCTTGTTGAGCTTCTCCAGTCGGGCTTCGATGAACTAGGGTGGGGGACAGTAAATCAGAAGCAGCAGGAGACACATCTGAATGCCAGCACTTCGCAGCCTGCCTGCTGTCAAGATGTAGAAGCCATCTCTGGCCTCCAACCTGCCCACCCCCAAGCACCTGGGAAACTGGAgcccactttattttttatttttattttttgagatggagtctcgctctgttgcccaggctggagtgcagtggcatgatccgggctcactgcaacctccgcctcccaggtttaagtgattctcctgcctcagcctcccaagtagctgggattacaggcatgcaccaccatgcccagctaactttttttttttttttttttttgagacggagtctcgctctgtcgcccaggctggagtgcagtggcgcaatctcggctcactacaagctctgcctcccaggttcacgccattctcctgcctcagcctctccgagtagctgggactacaggctcccgccaccacgtccggctaattttttgtatttttagtagaaatgaggtttcaccgtggtctcgatctcctgacattgtgatccgcccgcctcggcctcccaaagtgctgggattacaagcgtgagccaccgcgcccggccccagctaacttttatattgtttttaaagacagggtttccccatgttggccaggctggtttcgaactcctgacctcaggtgatccatctgccttgggctcccaaaatgctgggattacaggcgtgagccactgtgcccggcccggaACCCACTTTAGGAGCCAGAGATCCtaccttctcctccctccccaagTCAGGACCTGTCCCCAGGGACCAAGCCCTGCCCCTTTCAGGGACCCAGAAATTGATTTCTGCCCCCTCTAGAACTACCCACCCGCTCTCAGTGAACCAAGAGTAGGTGGACCCTATCTTTAGGGATCTTGTGGTCCAAGCTACCTTCTCCCAGGGGCCTAGAAGTCCAGCTCTATGTGCTACCCCTCCCCCCATATCCCTAGGACTCAGGAAATCCTGGGATTTCACAGTCAGGACCCGTCCCCGCTGGAGTCCAGCTTGGACCGCCACCCCAGTCCCAGAAAGACACCTGCTTAGGGACCTGTGAATTTGGTCCCACCCTGATTTCCCTCAGGGACCTAGGAGTAGGTCTTGTCCCCCAGGAACCCAGGAGTTGGGGCtcccaagtttttgttttgttttgttttgtttgagacagagtcttgctctatcatccaggctggagtgcagtgatgtgatctcagctcactgcaacgtctgcctcccaggttcaaacaattctcctgcctcagcctcctgagtagctgggattacaggcacacgccaccatgcccagctaatttttgtatttttagtagagatggggtttcaccatattggtagggctagtctccaactcctgacctcgtgatccgcctgcctcggcctcccaaagtgctgggattacaggcatgagccaccgtgcccggccgggggCTCCCATCTTTAGGAATCCAGGAGTTCCGTCCTTCCCCACTTGGGAACCCCGGAGTAGGGGATCCTGCTGGACTGTCTACAGCTATACCCTCAGGGACCCAGGAGTCTGCCCTCAACCCTGCCAGTTCAGACAAGCCCTCGGGGACTCAGCAGTCCACCTCCAGTCCCAGCTGGACCCTCAGGGCTATGGCATACCTGTTTAAACAGCTGCAGGTGCACAGCCCGCCGGTGGAAGGCCTGCAGAGGTGCCCCAGGCCTCTGGGCCAAGAAGGCTTCTTCACTGAAGGTCACTGGCTGGCCCTGGAAGAAGTGTTGGAGTTCTGAGCTCCCTGGGGTGCTCCTGGCCCTCCCTCATTCTACTATATATTTATGTAGCAAACACTGATTAGGCACTTGCTGTGTGTCTGACCCTGTGTGGGGCCTCATGGATGGCAGGGAGGACttaagctgttttttgtttgtttgtttgtttgttttgttttttgagatggagtctcgctctgtcgccaggctggaatgcagtgacgtgatctcagctcacagcaacctctgcctccagggttcaagtgattctcctgcctcagcctcttgagtagctgggactacaggcacgtgccaccatgcccagctaatttttgtatttttagtagagacggggtttcaccatgttggccaggttggtctcgttcgcttgacctcgtgatccacccgccttggcctcccaaagtgctggaattacaggtgtgagccaccgcgcccagccctgttttgtttttgtttttttttcatttctttttttgagtcagggtctcactctctcaccctgctggagtgcagtggtgtgatcttggttcactgcaacctctgcctcctgagctcaagcgatcctctcaccttagcctctcgagtagctgggaccacaggtgcactccactacgccggctaatttttgtagtttttgtagagacatggtctcactatgtttcccaggctggtccaaactactgggctcaagcaatccactcactctcaaagtgcagggattacaagtgtgagtcaccgaCCCGGCCGATTTAAGCGTTTATCTCGAGTAAGGTGGAAGCCCCGGAGGGGTGTGGGCGGGGTAGGGGGGAAATGATCTGACTCAGGTGTTCACAGGTGACCTCTGGCCACTGCAGAGAGGACAGACTCTGGGAGATAAAGCAGAAGGCTGCTTgcaggaggccgggcacggtggatcacacctttaattccagcactctgagaggaggaggtggatgggtcacctgaggtctggagtttgagaccagcctggctaacatggtgaaaccccatctgtactaaaaatacaaaaaattagccagtgtggtggcgcatgcctgtaatcccagctattcgggaggctgaggcaggagaattgcttgaacccgggaggtggaggttgcagtgagccgagattgtgccactgcactccagcctgggcaagagagtgagactctgtctcaagaaaaaaaaaaaaagaagaagcctgCTTGCGGGCATTAATTTTAGGCAAACAATGAGAGGGTCCAGACCAGGGTGGAGACAGAGGAAGTGGGTGGTCTGAGTGCAGATTCAGGATGCAGAGATGACAAAAACGTCAGATGCTCAAGTGATACTGGAACCCCCCAACAATTTTACAGATTGGTTGTGAAAAACAGGGGAGGGGGCTTCAGAGATCAAGGCCCTGGCTTCAACATTCACACACTGTGAGACTTCTCcaaagccttggtttcctcatatgGAAAATGGGACTACCACAGTATCCATCTCAAAGTGttatgagcattaaatgagataatagcaGTAGTAGGagatagcatttattgagtgcttgctgTATGTCAGGTACgattcaaagtgctgggaagatGCTGATTCACTGATTCTAATATCCTTCTGGGTGGCACTATCGGGGTCCCATTTTACGGAGGGGCAAACAGAGGCACAAAGTAAGCACTCCATTAATGCTacctatcattattattttttaattaaaaaaaaatagagatggtggccgggcatggtggctcacacctgtaatcccagaactttgggagcctcatgcgggcagatcacctgaggtcaggagttcgagaccagcctggccaacatggagaaaccccgtttttactaaaactacaaaaattagctgggcatggtggtgcgcacctgtagtcccagctactcgggagtctgaggcaggagaatcgcttgaacctgggaggccctccagcctgggcaacagagtgaaactccgtctcaaaaacaaacaaacaaacaaacaacaacaacaacaaatgtgggcggggatctcactgtgttgcccaggctggtcttgaacttctgggctcaagcaattctcccatctcggcctcccaaactgttgggattacaggcgtgagccactgcgtccggccatcTACTGTGCCTATCATTATATTGCGATTCATTCAGGAACCCACGAAACCTCTCCCGCAACGTCCCCACTGCTCACCGGGCTGCAGACGAGTGCGTCGCGGTAGCCCCCGAAGAGCAGGGCCTGGGCTTTGAGGAAGAGACGGGACACCCCTTCCCCGGGGGCCAGGGCGACCTTCCTGAGCCGGAGCCTCAGCAGGGACACCTGAAGCACAGGGGAGTGGCCCTGAGTGGGCAGGTGTGGGGCCCTCGCCTCCCAGGGCAGGAAGGTGGGAGGGGCGACACTGACCACATCTGGAGGCAGCGCCTGCACATCGTTAAAGGTCGTCTCCAAGGTATTGGCGTCCACGTTCAGCACCACGACGTCCTCCAGGGCTTTTTCTCGTACTCTCTGCGGAAAAGCAGGGCCGGCCGCTCAGAGCCCGAGAGTCCTTGGCAGAGGAGGGCATCTGGGGGTGTAGAGGGAGGGGGAACCCTCACATCCCCGCCGTCTGAGTAGATCCGCGCTCACCTCGACAAGACTGGCGTGCACTCCAATGAGGTAGGGCATGGGCGCGCTGCGGACCGAGGGGACGGGGTCATGCAGGCATCGCCCCCAGGGCCtgcccccaggccctgcccctcccAGCTGCCCTCGCTCACCAGCAGTAGTCCAGCAGGTGTGGGGGCAGCGTGGGGATCAGCACGTGCTCCCAGCGCATGGGGTACAGGAGCGCGCAGGACGCGTGGACGCACGAGGTCAGCTGGGGAGCGATGTCGGGGCGTGGAGTCAGGGCCTGGACCCTCTAGCGCGAGGGTCTCTTCCAGCTGCATTTCCCACGTCCCCAGTCTCCTGTTCCCCCTCCCCATTCACTGCTGGATAATGAGTGACAACTCGAATCCCTTTAGAAATCATGTGGAGACCAGGAATTTGGCCACTTACAGTGCTTTAAGCGGGTGAAGCCAGGACTCATACCGTCCTGATCCCTCTCTCTAAGGGGCGCAGTTAATAGGCAATACCCCTGAGTCTTCCCCCATGCAGGTAGAGCAAGGACTGAGCCTCCACTGACTCCACCCCGAAAGAGGTGGAGCTATAACGTAGCCCGCCCTTGTCCCGCACCAGGGGGTGGAGCCACGATGTAACCCCACCCAAAGAGGTGGAGTTGGAATGCAATCATTTGGCCCCGCCCCTAGGGGTGGAGCCAGTCTCCACCTCTGCCTTTGACCCTGGGTTTCAGGGTCCCTGGGAGTATGGGTCTCTAGTTTTTTGGGCCCCTTGTTATCCGAGTCCCTGTGTTCCTAGGTCCCTGAGTATTCGGGTCCCTGGGACCTCAGATCTCTGAGTCCCTGAGTCCCTGGGTCCCTGGATTCCCATGTGTATAAGTCCCTAGTTCTCAGTGTCCCTGAGGGTCCTGAGGGGGTGGAGCCAGACCTGTTGTGGCCCGTAGTGGGTGGAGCCTGAGCACAGTACTTCCAAAAAGGAGGAGCTGCAGCGCAGCCCCCTCCCACGAGGGCGGGGCCAGAATTCAACTCTCCGAGACCTTCGAAGGGGCGGAGCCAGGACTTCGCCCTCAGGTCTCACGCAGTGGGGTTAGAGCCAGGAATCAGCCCCGCTGTCCCGCCCCCCAGGGCGGAGCCAGGCCCTGCTCCCACCCCGGCCCAGCGGACCCCGCCTCACGGTGCTGAGTTTGCTGGCGGTGAGCAGGACTCTTCTCTCGGCCAGCAGCGCCGCGAACAGCCCCACGATGTTCTCGTCAGTCACGGCCACCACCAGCTCCGTTAGGTtcctctgaggatcagagagtcGCGCTGGGCGTGGACGGGCCCCTGGATCTTGCATCCCCGGTCCGGGTTTCGGGACCTGCTCTCACCCCCAGAGACCCCTCCCCACTCACGTTCTCGGGGATGGATGGCAGGCGGCCGGAGTCCGGGGCCACGAAGCAGGAAAGCTGGTGGGGGTATTGGCAGGGGGATCAATCAGTCAGGAGGCTGGCCTCACCTGGACCCCCCGACCTTCCAGGGTCCCCGAGCCCGGCTCACCGGCTTGCTATTTCCCCGGGTAGGGGGTGGGATACCCTGCCCGCTGGAGACCGTCACTCCGCTGCCCTGGGGAAGAGGCAAGACTCTGTGGTCATCAGGGCTGGGACGCAGCCTTCCCATCCACCTAAGGTC
Proteins encoded in this window:
- the DENND1C gene encoding DENN domain-containing protein 1C isoform X6, with amino-acid sequence MDLAGNRRFGFCRLRAGTQSCLCILSHLPWFEVFYKLLNTVGDLLAQDQVTEAEELLQNLFQQSLSGPQASVGLELGSGVTVSSGQGIPPPTRGNSKPLSCFVAPDSGRLPSIPENRNLTELVVAVTDENIVGLFAALLAERRVLLTASKLSTLTSCVHASCALLYPMRWEHVLIPTLPPHLLDYCCAPMPYLIGVHASLVERVREKALEDVVVLNVDANTLETTFNDVQALPPDVVSLLRLRLRKVALAPGEGVSRLFLKAQALLFGGYRDALVCSPGQPVTFSEEAFLAQRPGAPLQAFHRRAVHLQLFKQFIEARLEKLNKGEGFSDQFEQEITGCGASSGALRSYQLWADNLKKGGGALLHSVKAKTQPAVKNMYRSAKSGLKGVQSLLMYKDGDSVLQRGGSLRAPALTSRSDRLQQRLPITQHFGQNRPLRPSRRHQLEEGPSEPPGAGTPPLSPEDEGCPWAEEALDSSFLGSGEELDLLSEILDSLRVGAKSAGSLRPSQSLDCCHRGDLDSCFSLPNIPRWQPDDKKLSEPEPQPLSLPSLQNASSLDATSSSKDPRSQLIPSESDQEVTSPSPSSTASADPSSWGDPEPSPPTKPLILHLAPSHKAAEDSTAQENPTSWLSTAPTEPSPPESPQILAPTKPNFDVAWTSQPLDPSSDPSSLEDPRAQPPKALPAEHTHLQPLEEPGALNSPATPTSNWQKPQPSSRPRVADLKKCFEG
- the DENND1C gene encoding DENN domain-containing protein 1C isoform X4, which codes for MQMVPKFCFPFDVEREPPSPAVQHFTFALTDLAGNRRFGFCRLRAGTQSCLCILSHLPWFEVFYKLLNTVGDLLAQDQVTEAEELLQNLFQQSLSGPQASVGLELGSGVTVSSGQGIPPPTRGNSKPLSCFVAPDSGRLPSIPENRNLTELVVAVTDENIVGLFAALLAERRVLLTASKLSTLTSCVHASCALLYPMRWEHVLIPTLPPHLLDYCCAPMPYLIGVHASLVERVREKALEDVVVLNVDANTLETTFNDVQALPPDVVSLLRLRLRKVALAPGEGVSRLFLKAQALLFGGYRDALVCSPGQPVTFSEEAFLAQRPGAPLQAFHRRAVHLQLFKQFIEARLEKLNKGEGFSDQFEQEITGCGASSGALRSYQLWADNLKKGGGALLHSVKAKTQPAVKNMYRSAKSGLKGVQSLLMYKDGDSVLQRGGSLRAPALTSRSDRLQQRLPITQHFGQNRPLRPSRRHQLEEGPSEPPGAGTPPLSPEDEGCPWAEEALDSSFLGSGEELDLLSEILDSLRVGAKSAGSLRPSQSLDCCHRGDLDSCFSLPNIPRWQPDDKKLSEPEPQPLSLPSLQNASSLDATSSSKDPRSQLIPSESDQEVTSPSPSSTASADPSSWGDPEPSPPTKPLILHLAPSHKAAEDSTAQENPTSWLSTAPTEPSPPESPQILAPTKPNFDVAWTSQPLDPSSDPSSLEDPRAQPPKALPAEHTHLQPLEEPGALNSPATPTSNWQKPQPSSRPRVADLKKCFEG
- the DENND1C gene encoding DENN domain-containing protein 1C isoform X1, giving the protein MPGFLTGGGGRASVRGRHPLNFLSQPHRKLSRLGAQHTQAPRTPGERARWAGPAGTMESRAEGGSPAVFDWFFEAACPASLQEDPPILRQFPPDFRDQEAMQMVPKFCFPFDVEREPPSPAVQHFTFALTDLAGNRRFGFCRLRAGTQSCLCILSHLPWFEVFYKLLNTVGDLLAQDQVTEAEELLQNLFQQSLSGPQASVGLELGSGVTVSSGQGIPPPTRGNSKPLSCFVAPDSGRLPSIPENRNLTELVVAVTDENIVGLFAALLAERRVLLTASKLSTLTSCVHASCALLYPMRWEHVLIPTLPPHLLDYCCAPMPYLIGVHASLVERVREKALEDVVVLNVDANTLETTFNDVQALPPDVVSLLRLRLRKVALAPGEGVSRLFLKAQALLFGGYRDALVCSPGQPVTFSEEAFLAQRPGAPLQAFHRRAVHLQLFKQFIEARLEKLNKGEGFSDQFEQEITGCGASSGALRSYQLWADNLKKGGGALLHSVKAKTQPAVKNMYRSAKSGLKGVQSLLMYKDGDSVLQRGGSLRAPALTSRSDRLQQRLPITQHFGQNRPLRPSRRHQLEEGPSEPPGAGTPPLSPEDEGCPWAEEALDSSFLGSGEELDLLSEILDSLRVGAKSAGSLRPSQSLDCCHRGDLDSCFSLPNIPRWQPDDKKLSEPEPQPLSLPSLQNASSLDATSSSKDPRSQLIPSESDQEVTSPSPSSTASADPSSWGDPEPSPPTKPLILHLAPSHKAAEDSTAQENPTSWLSTAPTEPSPPESPQILAPTKPNFDVAWTSQPLDPSSDPSSLEDPRAQPPKALPAEHTHLQPLEEPGALNSPATPTSNWQKPQPSSRPRVADLKKCFEG
- the DENND1C gene encoding DENN domain-containing protein 1C isoform X7; the encoded protein is MRWEHVLIPTLPPHLLDYCCAPMPYLIGVHASLVERVREKALEDVVVLNVDANTLETTFNDVQALPPDVVSLLRLRLRKVALAPGEGVSRLFLKAQALLFGGYRDALVCSPGQPVTFSEEAFLAQRPGAPLQAFHRRAVHLQLFKQFIEARLEKLNKGEGFSDQFEQEITGCGASSGALRSYQLWADNLKKGGGALLHSVKAKTQPAVKNMYRSAKSGLKGVQSLLMYKDGDSVLQRGGSLRAPALTSRSDRLQQRLPITQHFGQNRPLRPSRRHQLEEGPSEPPGAGTPPLSPEDEGCPWAEEALDSSFLGSGEELDLLSEILDSLRVGAKSAGSLRPSQSLDCCHRGDLDSCFSLPNIPRWQPDDKKLSEPEPQPLSLPSLQNASSLDATSSSKDPRSQLIPSESDQEVTSPSPSSTASADPSSWGDPEPSPPTKPLILHLAPSHKAAEDSTAQENPTSWLSTAPTEPSPPESPQILAPTKPNFDVAWTSQPLDPSSDPSSLEDPRAQPPKALPAEHTHLQPLEEPGALNSPATPTSNWQKPQPSSRPRVADLKKCFEG
- the DENND1C gene encoding DENN domain-containing protein 1C isoform X3, yielding MESRAEGGSPAVFDWFFEAACPASLQEDPPILRQFPPDFRDQEAMQMVPKFCFPFDVEREPPSPAVQHFTFALTDLAGNRRFGFCRLRAGTQSCLCILSHLPWFEVFYKLLNTVGDLLAQDQVTEAEELLQNLFQQSLSGPQASVGLELGSGVTVSSGQGIPPPTRGNSKPLSCFVAPDSGRLPSIPENRNLTELVVAVTDENIVGLFAALLAERRVLLTASKLSTLTSCVHASCALLYPMRWEHVLIPTLPPHLLDYCCAPMPYLIGVHASLVERVREKALEDVVVLNVDANTLETTFNDVQALPPDVVSLLRLRLRKVALAPGEGVSRLFLKAQALLFGGYRDALVCSPGQPVTFSEEAFLAQRPGAPLQAFHRRAVHLQLFKQFIEARLEKLNKGEGFSDQFEQEITGCGASSGALRSYQLWADNLKKGGGALLHSVKAKTQPAVKNMYRSAKSGLKGVQSLLMYKDGDSVLQRGGSLRAPALTSRSDRLQQRLPITQHFGQNRPLRPSRRHQLEEGPSEPPGAGTPPLSPEDEGCPWAEEALDSSFLGSGEELDLLSEILDSLRVGAKSAGSLRPSQSLDCCHRGDLDSCFSLPNIPRWQPDDKKLSEPEPQPLSLPSLQNASSLDATSSSKDPRSQLIPSESDQEVTSPSPSSTASADPSSWGDPEPSPPTKPLILHLAPSHKAAEDSTAQENPTSWLSTAPTEPSPPESPQILAPTKPNFDVAWTSQPLDPSSDPSSLEDPRAQPPKALPAEHTHLQPLEEPGALNSPATPTSNWQKPQPSSRPRVADLKKCFEG
- the DENND1C gene encoding DENN domain-containing protein 1C isoform X2 codes for the protein MPGFLTGGGGRASVRGRHPLNFLSQPHRKLSRLGAQHTQAPRTPGERARWAGPAGTMESRAEKLCRWCLNSASLLMWKDLAGNRRFGFCRLRAGTQSCLCILSHLPWFEVFYKLLNTVGDLLAQDQVTEAEELLQNLFQQSLSGPQASVGLELGSGVTVSSGQGIPPPTRGNSKPLSCFVAPDSGRLPSIPENRNLTELVVAVTDENIVGLFAALLAERRVLLTASKLSTLTSCVHASCALLYPMRWEHVLIPTLPPHLLDYCCAPMPYLIGVHASLVERVREKALEDVVVLNVDANTLETTFNDVQALPPDVVSLLRLRLRKVALAPGEGVSRLFLKAQALLFGGYRDALVCSPGQPVTFSEEAFLAQRPGAPLQAFHRRAVHLQLFKQFIEARLEKLNKGEGFSDQFEQEITGCGASSGALRSYQLWADNLKKGGGALLHSVKAKTQPAVKNMYRSAKSGLKGVQSLLMYKDGDSVLQRGGSLRAPALTSRSDRLQQRLPITQHFGQNRPLRPSRRHQLEEGPSEPPGAGTPPLSPEDEGCPWAEEALDSSFLGSGEELDLLSEILDSLRVGAKSAGSLRPSQSLDCCHRGDLDSCFSLPNIPRWQPDDKKLSEPEPQPLSLPSLQNASSLDATSSSKDPRSQLIPSESDQEVTSPSPSSTASADPSSWGDPEPSPPTKPLILHLAPSHKAAEDSTAQENPTSWLSTAPTEPSPPESPQILAPTKPNFDVAWTSQPLDPSSDPSSLEDPRAQPPKALPAEHTHLQPLEEPGALNSPATPTSNWQKPQPSSRPRVADLKKCFEG